A genome region from bacterium SCSIO 12844 includes the following:
- the aceF gene encoding dihydrolipoyllysine-residue acetyltransferase, producing the protein MAIKEIHVPDIGDYQNVDVIEVNISVGDVINEEDSLVTLETDKASMEVPSPFGGTVKEVLVKVGDKVSEGSLIVKLESSSTEEVKDEPKKLATDSKSSSKASKKVVEVKVPDIGDYQGVDVIEVTVKPGDEIKEEDSLVTLETDKASMEVPAPFAGKVKDVLIKVADKASEGDVILTLETNDQVPADETPKTTQAEQPESKPVNDAPASQPSAAQSTGLPPVVNTNIYAGPAVRRLARILGVDLSRVPATGNKGRITKEDCYNYVKNSLNQVQSGQVQGSSGSGLDLLADPVVDFAKYGEIETQSLTRINKLTAKNLHRNWVKIPHVTFWDDADITELENFRKAKKTSAEKADVKITPVAFLVKAASKALQAFPRMNSSLSADGENIILKKYFHIGVAVDTPNGLLVPIVKDADKKGIFEIAEDLMDIIKRGREGKLKPDDMKGATFSISSLGILGTTGFTPIINMPEVAILGVSKSQMKPVYDGKGSFNPRLMLPLSLSVDHRVIDGALAAQFLTYLCEILRDLREIIL; encoded by the coding sequence ATGGCGATTAAAGAAATTCATGTCCCAGATATTGGTGACTATCAAAATGTTGATGTAATCGAAGTAAATATTTCAGTTGGTGATGTTATTAATGAAGAAGACTCACTGGTTACACTAGAAACTGATAAAGCCAGTATGGAAGTACCTTCACCTTTCGGTGGTACAGTCAAAGAAGTACTGGTTAAAGTTGGCGATAAAGTCTCTGAAGGCTCATTAATTGTCAAACTTGAATCTTCCAGCACTGAAGAAGTTAAAGATGAGCCTAAAAAGTTAGCTACTGATAGCAAATCATCTTCTAAAGCTTCTAAAAAAGTAGTTGAAGTTAAAGTACCTGATATTGGTGATTATCAAGGTGTTGATGTTATTGAAGTAACTGTCAAACCAGGTGATGAAATTAAAGAAGAAGATTCACTAGTTACCCTTGAGACTGATAAAGCTAGCATGGAAGTACCAGCGCCTTTTGCTGGCAAAGTAAAAGATGTGCTTATTAAAGTTGCAGATAAAGCCTCTGAAGGTGATGTTATTTTAACACTTGAAACTAATGATCAAGTGCCAGCAGATGAAACACCTAAAACAACTCAAGCAGAACAACCTGAATCAAAACCAGTTAATGATGCACCAGCTTCTCAGCCTAGCGCTGCACAATCAACTGGATTACCACCTGTCGTAAATACTAATATTTATGCAGGCCCTGCTGTGCGTCGTCTAGCCCGTATTCTAGGTGTTGATCTATCAAGAGTGCCAGCTACTGGCAATAAAGGCCGCATTACTAAAGAAGATTGCTATAATTATGTTAAAAATTCATTAAATCAAGTTCAATCAGGCCAAGTTCAAGGGTCATCTGGCAGTGGTTTAGACTTATTGGCAGACCCTGTAGTTGATTTTGCTAAATATGGCGAAATTGAAACGCAATCTTTAACTCGTATTAACAAGCTTACCGCTAAAAATCTACATCGTAATTGGGTTAAAATTCCTCATGTTACTTTTTGGGATGACGCAGATATAACTGAACTTGAAAACTTTAGAAAAGCTAAGAAAACAAGTGCTGAAAAAGCAGACGTTAAAATTACACCTGTTGCTTTCTTAGTTAAAGCTGCCTCAAAAGCACTACAAGCATTCCCTCGCATGAATAGCTCATTATCAGCCGACGGTGAAAATATAATTCTTAAAAAATACTTTCATATCGGTGTTGCAGTTGATACACCAAATGGCTTATTAGTACCCATTGTAAAAGATGCTGATAAAAAAGGTATTTTTGAAATTGCTGAAGATCTAATGGATATTATTAAGCGCGGTCGTGAAGGTAAATTAAAACCTGATGATATGAAAGGTGCTACTTTTAGCATATCAAGCCTTGGCATACTAGGCACTACAGGCTTTACTCCGATTATTAATATGCCAGAAGTTGCAATTCTAGGTGTCTCTAAATCTCAAATGAAGCCTGTTTATGATGGTAAAGGTAGCTTTAATCCAAGATTAATGTTACCACTATCATTATCTGTTGACCATCGTGTGATTGATGGCGCATTAGCAGCCCAGTTTTTAACCTATCTATGCGAGATACTTCGTGATCTACGTGAAATTATTTTATAA